CGAGCAGCACGCCTTCGTGAGCGACGAGACCGATCTGGATTTCCTGGGGGTGGCGCAGGCCGGGGAATACGCGATGGTCCAGCTGTTCCGCATGCGTGGCGGGCGGGTGGTGGGGCGCGACAAACGCTTCTTGACCAATGCAGAGGAAGGTACACCCGGCGAGATCGTGGGGGCCTTCGTGCAGGACTACTACACCCAGGCGACGCATGTGCCCCCGCTGATCCTGCTGCCCGCCGAATTCGAGGACGCGCCGCTGTGGAGCGAGTTTTTAAGCGACAAGGCCGGGCGCAAGACGGCCATGCGCACCCCCAAGCGCGGCGACAAGGTGGATCTGGTGGAGATGGCCCAGCGGAATGCGGTCAACGGCCTGGATTCGGAGCTGGCGCTGCTGGAACGGCGAGGCGACCATCCGGGGCTGGACGCGCTGCGCGAGGTGCTGGCACTGCCGGATCGCCCATGGCGCATCGAGGGTTACGACAACTCCAACCTGTTCGGCACCAACATCGTCTCGGGCATGGTGGTCTTCGAGGGTGGGCGGGCGCGGCGCGGCGAACACCGCCGCTTCAAGGTCAGGGGCCTGGACCACCCGGACGACTACACCTCCATGAAGCAGACGGTCCATCGGCGATTCACGGGCAGTCTGGCTGACAAGTTGCCCCTGCCGGATCTGATCGTGATCGACGGTGGACGCGGGCAGGTCAATGCCGCGTTGGACGCCCTTAAGGAAGCGAACATCCAGGTGCCGGTGGTGGGCCTGGCCAAGCGCGAGGAAACCATCATCCTGCCGGGGCGCTACGGGGCACAGTGGTGGCTGGAAACAGGGACGGAAGTGGGCGTTAACCGCGAGTTGCTGCTCCTGCACACGCATCCGGCTCTGAGAATCCTGATTGCCGTTCGCGATGAGGTGCACCAGTACGCCATCACCTACCACCGCAAATTACGTGGCCAGGACATGCTCCGCAGCGTGTTCGACGATCTGCCGGGCATCGGGCAGAAGCGGCGGGACGCGCTGCTGGAGGAATTCTCCAGCCTGGAAGACCTGGCCGCCGCACCAGTGGAGCAGATTGCCGCCGTGCCGGGCATGACCACTCGGGCAGCACAGAGCGTCAAGGATTTTCTGAGCCAGCGTGAGGCCAACAGGGTGCCGCTGGCCTAGCGGTTCAGCGTCTACACACCGTCCCTTGAAACAACCTTTCAAGTGTATGGGGGGGTGGATTTCGGGCAGGGTCCGGCGGCAACACTGCCGGGCATGACCAATGATCCTGTGAAGAACCAGTACGAGATGCGCGATCCCCAGACCCAATACCCGCGCCC
This sequence is a window from Deinococcus humi. Protein-coding genes within it:
- the uvrC gene encoding excinuclease ABC subunit UvrC, whose amino-acid sequence is MHFDDLPVLPTTPGVYIFRKGGIPIYIGKANNIRSRVGQHFKAGGKSGKFTALAESLEFITARNEVEALVLEANLIKQHRPHYNVTLKDDKHYPFLKLTNEEFPMLVVTRRVLKDGGSYYGPYPDSSAVRRVKHLIDTMFPLRKNSGLPMQKKPRPCLNFHMGRCLGPCVDKADPQEYARVVDDVKSLLEGRATPVIARLKEDMKGAAQGQDFEQAARVRDRVQAVQKLFGTEQHAFVSDETDLDFLGVAQAGEYAMVQLFRMRGGRVVGRDKRFLTNAEEGTPGEIVGAFVQDYYTQATHVPPLILLPAEFEDAPLWSEFLSDKAGRKTAMRTPKRGDKVDLVEMAQRNAVNGLDSELALLERRGDHPGLDALREVLALPDRPWRIEGYDNSNLFGTNIVSGMVVFEGGRARRGEHRRFKVRGLDHPDDYTSMKQTVHRRFTGSLADKLPLPDLIVIDGGRGQVNAALDALKEANIQVPVVGLAKREETIILPGRYGAQWWLETGTEVGVNRELLLLHTHPALRILIAVRDEVHQYAITYHRKLRGQDMLRSVFDDLPGIGQKRRDALLEEFSSLEDLAAAPVEQIAAVPGMTTRAAQSVKDFLSQREANRVPLA